A stretch of the Sulfurospirillum sp. UCH001 genome encodes the following:
- a CDS encoding RNA pyrophosphohydrolase — MESPKRYRPNVAAVVVSAKYPFQCQLFIASRSDIEGAWQFPQGGIDEGETPREALYRELEEEIGTGEVEIIAEYPEWLQYDFPQKIAQKMYPFDGQSQKYFLVRLKKDAKINLATKEPEFCDFKFVSLEEVFDFITYFKRPVYKQVLEYFKKEGYL, encoded by the coding sequence ATGGAATCACCAAAACGATACAGACCAAATGTTGCTGCCGTGGTGGTCTCTGCTAAATACCCTTTTCAATGTCAACTTTTTATTGCGAGTCGTAGCGATATCGAAGGTGCTTGGCAATTCCCACAAGGAGGAATTGACGAGGGTGAAACACCACGAGAAGCGCTTTACCGTGAATTAGAAGAAGAGATTGGTACAGGTGAGGTGGAAATTATTGCAGAGTATCCTGAATGGCTACAATATGACTTTCCTCAAAAAATTGCTCAAAAAATGTACCCTTTTGATGGTCAGAGCCAAAAATATTTTTTAGTAAGACTCAAAAAAGATGCCAAGATTAATCTTGCAACGAAAGAGCCAGAGTTTTGCGACTTTAAATTTGTCAGTTTAGAAGAGGTGTTTGATTTTATTACCTATTTCAAGCGCCCAGTATATAAACAGGTGTTAGAATATTTCAAGAAAGAAGGGTACCTTTAA
- the hemW gene encoding radical SAM family heme chaperone HemW, producing the protein MLAYLHIPFCDSKCHYCAFNSYDNKSSLKQNYMQRITEQLQFELEKFASQKKSISSLFIGGGTPSTIPASWYEPFFDIIKPYSQDDAEVTSEANPHSATHEWIAHMHALGVNRLSFGVQSFNEKKLTFLGRNHTPKIALQAIENAAKEGIENISLDLIYGTTLDTEILLQEDLRIASSLPINHISAYALTLEEETPFYTRKDVANGSEELARNFVKNIIESGFPQYEISNFGRYQSKHNKGYWEHQDYLGIGAGAVGFLHNRRFYPTKSIEAYTQNPLIQETELLSNEDLHIEKIFLGLRSVVGIPMEHFSVKEKERVNLLITEKKLIWHENRVFNNDYFLSDEIALFITQ; encoded by the coding sequence GTGTTAGCCTACCTTCATATCCCCTTCTGTGATAGTAAATGCCACTATTGCGCTTTTAACTCCTATGATAATAAATCTTCACTCAAACAAAACTATATGCAACGTATTACAGAGCAACTTCAGTTTGAACTTGAAAAATTTGCTTCACAAAAGAAAAGCATTAGCTCTTTGTTTATTGGAGGAGGAACACCTTCAACCATTCCAGCGTCATGGTATGAGCCTTTTTTTGACATCATTAAACCTTATTCACAAGATGATGCAGAAGTCACGTCAGAAGCCAATCCACACTCAGCTACCCATGAATGGATAGCACACATGCATGCTTTAGGCGTTAATCGTCTTAGCTTTGGAGTTCAAAGTTTCAATGAAAAAAAACTTACTTTTTTAGGGCGCAATCACACACCAAAAATTGCACTTCAAGCCATTGAAAATGCTGCCAAAGAAGGCATTGAGAACATCTCTCTTGATTTGATTTATGGAACAACGCTCGATACTGAAATATTATTGCAAGAAGATTTGCGTATAGCGTCTTCTTTACCCATTAACCACATCAGTGCTTATGCGCTGACTCTTGAAGAAGAAACGCCTTTTTACACGAGAAAAGACGTTGCAAATGGTTCTGAAGAATTAGCACGAAATTTTGTGAAAAATATTATTGAGTCAGGCTTTCCTCAGTACGAAATATCCAATTTCGGTAGATATCAAAGCAAACACAATAAAGGGTATTGGGAACATCAAGACTATCTTGGGATTGGTGCAGGCGCTGTTGGTTTTTTACATAACAGACGTTTTTATCCAACAAAAAGTATAGAAGCATATACACAAAATCCTCTTATACAAGAGACTGAACTATTAAGTAACGAGGACTTACATATAGAGAAAATTTTCTTGGGATTGCGTAGTGTTGTTGGAATTCCTATGGAACATTTCAGTGTTAAAGAGAAGGAAAGAGTCAATCTTTTAATTACAGAAAAAAAACTCATATGGCACGAAAATCGTGTTTTCAATAACGACTATTTTTTAAGCGATGAAATAGCCCTGTTTATCACTCAGTAG